In Cryptococcus neoformans var. grubii H99 chromosome 9, complete sequence, a genomic segment contains:
- a CDS encoding nucleolar complex protein 3, whose translation MGKPGAKALGKRKAPASKPPAPKKSKAASAEDSTQANGRPKRKPDQPKKVKLRDQKTIPVPKSIYATGSGDEDDGMDSDMLENLGEEEGLGLENAKFLAGIDTTALTRSVKETKRLHELNKSREIISQPKKQKSKTSVRQPGSDESDGFDSDPEFDSDLQSDMGSDVDFGSEGDGSLGSDDEDEFSGSEDDEDVTAAFDDFSSDEDEDEPERRKRKKKEEEAEYELVGRSRWAAKPEEPQEDSVEVGRLPIKLPTGEIQMVQGSTRIAVPQPKKAAIKLESGDEEEDEVEEEEENSDDEAQTMRMASQKGKFGRMGIAEIVGKKGWKNAQRLEAAKEQVAQLGSEILGGGELVDISPVLTRLSSFGLPTVPALEEGQPPLSVPASIRGLVFLSQLAVYKDLIPGYRIRELTALEEAEKVRDEVKRLREGEKMLVKSYKGYLKMLEAEIKSKTNLATISLRCMCELLTSVTHFNFSENIMGVLVGRLGRRSWDGDSDLVLQTFIRVFREDVSGQHSQTLVRLIARMIKERHFQVHPNVLFCLLHLRLKDELDQMRRGKNAKGGNKSKREKDEIKGKKFKSEKRKKWATKNQKKREREMKEVQKEMAEAEAEVDKEERAQVQTETLKNLFVLYFSILKNPKRTPLLPAALEGISTYSHFINIDFFRDLLVVLRKIIADQQLADASNKQEEESEDESSQQLDVVGASQRIRNRLLAIATAFDLLSGQGEALNIDLSDFINQLFALLRPLCLDTGIEDPPFLPASTKSSSGAVHTLSTSTLLFRCLNASFFSRHSRSPANRSAAFAKRLTECALHFPPRTGKQAIAFARSLVSKEPKIEGLLDTEERMADGAYRPELDDPQLVNPFTTSWWEAGVLGSKHWDREVRLEMSKLRDGKVV comes from the exons ATGGGCAAGCCTGGAGCGAAGGCACTCGGAAAGCGTAAGGCCCCGGCTTCCAAGCCCCCTGCCCCTAAAAAATCCAAAGCTGCTTCTGCAGAAGACAGCACTCAAGCGAACGGTCGGCCTAAGCGCAAGCCTGATCAACCGAAGAAGGTCAAGCTCCGTGACCAGAAAACAATTCCAGTGCCAAAGAGTATTTACGCCACGGGATctggtgatgaagatgatgggatGGATAGCGACATGCTCGAAAACCTcggtgaagaggagggtTTAGGCCTGGAGAATGCGAAATTCTTGGCTGGAATAGATACCACTGCTTTGACCCG ATCAGTTAAGGAAACAAAGCGTCTACACGAACTCAACAAATCCCGAGAAATAATATCTCAACCTAAAAAGCAAAAGTCAAAAACCTCAGTACGCCAACCGGGTTCTGACGAAAGCGATGGATTCGATTCCGATCCTGAATTCGATTCGGATCTCCAGTCGGACATGGGATCAGATGTTGACTTTGGCTCGGAAGGCGATGGAAGTCTGGGatctgatgatgaggacgagTTTTCAGGaagtgaggatgacgaggatgtCACTGCTGCCTTTGATGACTTCAGCTCtgacgaggacgaagacgagCCCGAGCGTAGAAagcgcaagaagaaggaggaagaagccgagTATGAACTAGTTGGACGATCAAGGTGGGCCGCTAAGCCAGAAGAGCCCCAGGAAGATTCTGTCGAAGTTGGCCGTTTGCCCATTAAACTTCCTACTGGTGAAATCCAAATGGTTCAAGGTTCAACCCGTATCGCGGTCCCCCAGCCCAAGAAGGCAGCGATTAAGCTCGAAAgtggggatgaagaagaagatgaggtggaagaagaagaggagaacagtgatgatgaagcaCAGACAATGAGGATGGCAAGTCAGAAGGGAAAGTTTGGAAGGATGGGTATTGCAGAGATTGTAGGCAAGAAGGGTTGGAAGAATGCTCAGAGGCTGGAAGCTGCGAAGGAGCAAGTGGCGCAATTGGGTTCTGAAATCCTAGGGGGGGGAGAACTTGTTGACATC AGCCCTGTCCTTACAAGACTATCTTCCTTCGGTCTCCCTACCGTCCCAgcgcttgaagaagggcaacCACCTCTTTCTGTCCCGGCCTCTATTCGAGGTCTAGTTTTCCTCTCTCAACTGGCCGTTTACAAAGATCTTATTCCAGGCTATAGAATTCGTGAGCTGACGGCACTTGAGGAAGCTGAGAAGGTTAGGGATGAAGTGAAAAGattgagagaaggagaaaagatgtTGGTGAAAAGCTACAAGGGCTATTTGAAGATGCTCGAGGCAGAGATCAAGA GCAAAACGAATCTCGCTACTATCAGCTTAAGATGTATGTGCGAGCTCTTGACATCTGTCACCCACTTCAATTTTAGCGAGAACATCATGGGTGTCCTTGTTGGTCGACTCGGCAGACGTAGCTGGGACGGTGACTCTGATCTGGTGCTTCAAACTTTCATTCGCGTATTCCGCGAAGACGTCTCGGGGCAGCATTCTCAAACGCTTGTCCGGTTGATTGCGCGAATGATCAAAGAGCGCCATTTCCAAGTTCACCCTAATGTTCTTTtctgtcttcttcaccttcgcCTCAAGGATGAACTTGACCAGATGCGACGAGGTAAGAATGCAAAGGGCGGCAACAAGAGtaagagagagaaggatgagatcaagggaaagaagttCAAAtcagagaagaggaagaagtgggcGACGAAGAATCAAAAAAAAcgggagagggagatgaaggaagttcagaaggaaatggcagaagcagaggcTGAGGTTgacaaggaagaaagggccCAAGTACAGACTGAAACCCTCAAAAACCTCTTTGTCTTGTATTTCTCCATCCTGAAGAATCCCAAACGTACGCCTCTTTTGCCGGCGGCTCTGGAGGGTATCTCCACCTACTCCCATTTCATTAACATTGACTTCTTCCGCGACCTGCTTGTTGTACTTCGCAAGATAATTGCAGACCAGCAGTTAGCCGATGCCAGTAAcaaacaagaagaggagagcgaAGATGAATCATCCCAGCAATTGGATGTCGTTGGCGCCAGTCAGCGTATCCGAAACAGGTTACTAGCTATCGCCACGGCCTTTGACCTTCTTTCAGGTCAGGGAGAGGCGCTCAACATTGACCTTTCCGACTTCATCAATCAGCTtttcgctcttcttcgaccGTTGTGCCTTGACACTGGGATTGAGGACCCCCCTTTCCTGCCAGCTTCCACAaaatcctcttccggcGCTGTCCACACCCTATCTACATCCACACTCCTCTTCCGATGTTTAAAtgcttcattcttctctcgtCACTCTCGATCGCCAGCTAATCGCTCTGCGGCGTTTGCCAAGAGACTTACTGAATGTGCTCTGCATTTCCCTCCCCGTACCGGCAAGCAAGCGATTGCATTTGCCCGATCCCTTGTCAGCAAGGAACCTAAGATTGAGGGCTTGTTAGATActgaggagaggatggcggATGGAGCGTACAGACCAGAGTTAGATGATCCTCAATTGGTCAATCCTTTTACAACAAGTTGGTGGGAAGCTGGTGTTTTGGGTAGCAAACATTGGGACCGAGAAGTTCGACTTGAGATGA